A region of Streptomyces sp. WMMC500 DNA encodes the following proteins:
- a CDS encoding sulfotransferase, giving the protein MDGRTMLRLLNRALGRWTGLQIRRAPRPQKKKTKAAALAVRAGRLPDYRPPTNPQVDRLVREPVFLITPVRSGATLLRMLLGGHSRLHAPHELHVRRLEVTAGTDLAVEAMSELDLQRTDLEHLLWDRVLHRELVRSGKDVLVEKTPNNAFAFQRIATCWPDARFVFLLRHPVSIAQSWYEADPSSRTPEEAAVQTLHYTRATERARRELPGHVVRYEDLTTDPEGVLRSICGFLGIEYEPEMLDYGTREEGELPKGLGDWKEKIRSGRVQQGRALPEPAEVPEALREISIAWGYLSDPATPAGTLSAEVTGVWPRDGLIRIAGRFLGAPPAPDLTAGLTSDPTADPAADPAGDPAVRWRLAVSMTGAPEHHLDYPATLHGATFEVSVPVADLAPPGIALPAKWDLHLTADTDGDVRRVRLQAPRTLHDIEQKKNIVVFPAQSVSSDADTIQVKPYYTVRNNLSITCQLRDDLSRTAS; this is encoded by the coding sequence ATGGACGGGCGGACAATGCTGCGGCTACTGAACAGAGCACTCGGCCGATGGACCGGCCTCCAGATCCGGCGCGCCCCCCGGCCGCAAAAAAAGAAGACCAAGGCCGCAGCCCTCGCCGTACGCGCCGGCCGCCTGCCGGACTACCGCCCGCCCACGAACCCGCAGGTCGACCGGCTGGTACGGGAGCCCGTCTTCCTCATCACCCCGGTACGTTCCGGCGCCACCCTGCTGCGCATGCTCCTCGGCGGCCACTCCCGCCTGCACGCCCCGCACGAGCTGCACGTGCGCCGACTGGAGGTCACGGCCGGCACCGATCTCGCCGTCGAGGCGATGAGCGAACTCGACCTCCAGCGGACCGACCTGGAGCACCTGCTCTGGGACCGCGTGCTCCACCGCGAGCTCGTCCGCTCCGGCAAGGACGTCCTGGTCGAGAAGACGCCGAACAACGCCTTCGCGTTCCAGCGCATCGCCACCTGCTGGCCCGACGCGCGCTTCGTCTTCCTGCTGCGCCACCCCGTCTCCATCGCGCAGTCCTGGTACGAGGCCGACCCCTCCAGCCGCACCCCGGAGGAGGCCGCGGTCCAGACCCTGCACTACACGCGGGCCACCGAGCGCGCCCGCCGCGAGCTGCCCGGGCACGTCGTGCGCTACGAGGACCTGACCACCGACCCCGAGGGCGTGCTCCGCAGCATCTGCGGCTTCCTCGGCATCGAGTACGAGCCGGAGATGCTCGACTACGGCACCCGGGAGGAGGGCGAGCTGCCGAAGGGCCTCGGCGACTGGAAGGAGAAGATCCGCAGCGGGCGCGTCCAGCAGGGGCGCGCGCTGCCCGAGCCCGCCGAGGTCCCCGAGGCGCTGCGCGAGATCAGCATCGCCTGGGGCTATCTCAGCGACCCCGCTACCCCGGCCGGCACCCTCAGCGCCGAGGTCACCGGGGTCTGGCCGCGCGACGGCCTCATCCGCATCGCCGGCCGCTTCCTGGGCGCCCCGCCGGCCCCGGACCTGACCGCGGGCCTGACCTCGGACCCGACCGCAGACCCGGCTGCGGACCCGGCCGGAGACCCCGCCGTCCGGTGGCGGCTGGCCGTCTCGATGACCGGCGCGCCCGAGCACCACCTCGACTACCCGGCGACGCTCCACGGCGCGACCTTCGAGGTGAGCGTGCCCGTCGCCGATCTGGCGCCCCCGGGCATCGCGCTGCCCGCGAAGTGGGATCTCCACCTCACCGCGGACACGGACGGGGACGTCCGCCGCGTACGGCTCCAGGCCCCGCGGACGCTGCACGACATCGAGCAGAAGAAGAACATCGTGGTCTTCCCCGCGCAGTCCGTGTCGTCCGACGCCGACACGATCCAGGTGAAGCCCTACTACACGGTCCGGAACAACCTCTCCATCACGTGCCAGCTCCGCGACGACCTCTCCCGGACGGCCTCATGA
- a CDS encoding glycosyltransferase family 4 protein: MKIRYLLLNAYGKGGTIRTVFNQAGSMAAAGHDVEVVSVVRRRKSPRFPLDRRVRVTAIVDSYGAPPAPEPSAWAARFSGRGRASRFVPNGEVAREHFTRDVESRVIRWMARLRGGVLVTTRPALNILAAQHASTDVVRVGQEHMNLATHPLDVGTAIVRLYPRFDAVAVLTERDREEYARLLPGTRVVCIPNAVHTGRKRQSSYANPVAVAAGRLKGQKGFDMLIPAFAKAVAERPEWQLRIFGNGDREAHLRKLIDKHHVYNHVFLMGFTPHLDDELAKASMFVLSSRFEGLPMVMIESMTHGLPVVSFDCPTGPADVLTDGREGLLVPPRDIDGLAVAMGELMDDEGMRVDMGTAALAKSRMYAPEAVHPRWEELFAELAAERAGLRRKLVRTAA, encoded by the coding sequence ATGAAGATCCGTTATCTGCTCCTCAACGCGTACGGCAAGGGCGGCACCATCCGCACCGTGTTCAACCAGGCCGGCTCCATGGCGGCGGCCGGGCACGACGTCGAGGTCGTCAGCGTCGTACGCCGCCGCAAGTCGCCCCGGTTCCCGCTGGACCGCCGGGTGCGCGTGACCGCCATCGTCGACTCCTACGGCGCGCCGCCCGCCCCCGAGCCGTCCGCGTGGGCCGCCCGGTTCAGCGGCCGCGGCCGGGCCTCCCGGTTCGTACCGAACGGCGAGGTCGCGCGCGAGCACTTCACCCGGGACGTGGAGTCGCGGGTGATCCGCTGGATGGCCCGGCTGCGCGGCGGGGTGCTCGTCACCACCCGCCCCGCGCTCAACATCCTGGCCGCCCAGCACGCCAGCACGGACGTCGTCCGGGTCGGCCAGGAGCACATGAACCTCGCCACCCACCCGCTGGACGTGGGCACCGCCATCGTCCGCCTCTACCCGCGCTTCGACGCGGTCGCCGTGCTCACCGAGCGCGACCGCGAGGAGTACGCGCGGCTGCTCCCCGGCACCCGCGTCGTGTGCATCCCCAACGCCGTCCACACCGGGCGCAAGCGGCAGTCGTCGTACGCGAACCCCGTCGCCGTCGCCGCCGGCCGGCTGAAGGGCCAGAAGGGCTTCGACATGCTCATTCCGGCGTTCGCGAAGGCGGTCGCCGAGCGCCCCGAGTGGCAGTTGCGGATCTTCGGCAACGGCGACAGGGAAGCGCATCTGCGCAAGCTCATCGACAAGCACCACGTCTACAACCACGTCTTCCTCATGGGCTTCACGCCGCACCTCGACGACGAGCTGGCCAAGGCGTCGATGTTCGTGCTCAGTTCGCGCTTCGAGGGCCTGCCGATGGTGATGATCGAGTCCATGACGCACGGGCTGCCCGTGGTCAGCTTCGACTGCCCGACGGGCCCCGCGGACGTCCTCACCGACGGCCGGGAGGGGCTGCTCGTACCGCCGCGGGACATCGACGGGCTCGCGGTGGCCATGGGCGAGTTGATGGACGACGAGGGCATGCGCGTGGACATGGGCACGGCGGCGCTCGCCAAGTCGCGGATGTACGCGCCGGAGGCGGTGCACCCGCGGTGGGAGGAGCTCTTCGCGGAGCTGGCGGCGGAGCGGGCCGGGCTGCGGCGCAAGCTCGTACGGACGGCCGCCTGA
- a CDS encoding S8 family serine peptidase, whose product MRRHIKRAGSAALAAAAAAALTAGLTAAPAASASPSAGSAGSAGSAGGNGQAQFAKQGGTWVTLITGDRVRVDADGKAAAIARGPGRAEIPIRTFESEGHTYVVPRDATALVADGTLDRRLFDVTLQARPEYVRQQRAGLKLIVDYRGESPPAQNRLHAADGTDVEHRFPRLNAEAVTTEKGEAAAVWKALTRVERDAAAAAPLAAESGVRRVWLDGVRRASLDVSVPQIGAPAAWDAGYDGDGVKIAVLDTGVDETHPDLAGQVVGTENFTPAADAEDRYGHGTHVASIAAGTGAKSDGKLTGVAPGAKLLAGKVLDDDGFGDDSGILAGFEWAVAQDADIVNLSLGGGDTPEVDPLEEAVNRISAEEGVLFAVAAGNEGSGSHTISSPGSADAALTVGAVGPNGGLAGFSSRGPRIGDSAVKPDVTAPGVAITAAAAPGSVIDQEVGQNPEGYLTIDGTSMATPHVAGAAALLAQQHPDWTGAQLKAALSASAKPAAKRGAFGQGAGLIASDQALGQSVVSEPASLSFGRQEWPHQDDEPVTKSITYRNLGEEDVTLALSSSTVQPGGAAAPAGMFTLGADEVTVPAGGTAEVPVTADTRLGSTDGVYSVYVTATGGGQRVVTPGGVEREGEAYDVTLTFLGRDGQPTTGGSALLTGMEEGNWEVWEGTEGQSTATVRVPKGRYLVSGDVATYAGEKLTEYDWINQPRLDVTGDTTVTLDARTAKPINVTVPDEAAVRTNVDISLEVDAGDLGAGMGTFVDGDVDARTAHLGPATAAGELYQQVQVNFAGDERTEYQTVYSDANRTTAWTGITRATPQSELAELDLTLGSSADDRQGWVWAVPYIGGSTGATATARDLPYEGTLYVRGGDRINWELEYWQLGDEWEDIAYITQPRTYAGGSTYKESFNAAVVGPILTRDTGVYRDGNTIDTLVPIYLDSTAHFGYSAYENADTTLYRNGEKLESVADIPIGTRFTVPAGSADYKLTTSSTRPATVARTSTKVTATWTFASARTDSAKKLPLSVVRFSPTLSAASSSNAGAAKKVPVKVLGAAAGDNLRSLSVWSSTDAGATWKVLPVRDGKVTVVNPAAGKSVSFKAKAVDQQGNSVQMRIFDAYRAR is encoded by the coding sequence GTGCGCAGACACATCAAGAGGGCGGGTTCCGCCGCCTTAGCGGCCGCCGCGGCGGCGGCGCTCACGGCGGGCCTCACGGCCGCGCCCGCGGCGTCCGCTTCGCCTTCAGCCGGATCAGCGGGATCGGCCGGCTCAGCCGGGGGGAACGGCCAGGCGCAGTTCGCGAAGCAGGGCGGCACCTGGGTGACGCTGATCACCGGCGACCGGGTACGGGTCGACGCCGACGGCAAGGCCGCGGCGATCGCCCGCGGGCCGGGCCGCGCGGAGATACCCATCCGCACCTTCGAGTCGGAGGGCCACACCTACGTCGTCCCGCGCGACGCCACCGCGCTCGTCGCCGACGGCACGCTGGACCGCCGCCTGTTCGACGTCACGCTGCAGGCCCGCCCCGAGTACGTACGCCAGCAGCGCGCGGGCCTGAAGCTCATCGTCGACTACCGCGGCGAGAGCCCTCCGGCGCAGAACCGGCTGCACGCCGCCGACGGCACCGACGTCGAGCACCGCTTCCCGCGGCTCAACGCCGAGGCCGTCACCACCGAGAAGGGCGAGGCCGCCGCGGTCTGGAAGGCGCTGACCCGCGTCGAACGAGACGCCGCCGCCGCCGCGCCGCTGGCCGCCGAGTCCGGCGTCAGGCGCGTCTGGCTGGACGGCGTGCGCCGCGCCAGCCTGGACGTCAGCGTGCCGCAGATCGGCGCCCCGGCCGCCTGGGACGCCGGCTACGACGGCGACGGCGTGAAGATCGCCGTACTCGACACCGGCGTCGACGAGACCCACCCGGACCTCGCGGGCCAGGTCGTCGGCACCGAGAACTTCACCCCCGCCGCCGACGCCGAGGACCGCTACGGCCACGGCACCCACGTCGCCTCCATCGCGGCCGGTACGGGTGCGAAGTCGGACGGCAAGCTCACCGGCGTGGCACCCGGCGCGAAGCTCCTCGCGGGCAAGGTGCTCGACGACGACGGCTTCGGCGACGACTCCGGCATCCTCGCCGGCTTCGAGTGGGCGGTCGCCCAGGACGCCGACATCGTCAACCTCAGCCTCGGCGGCGGCGACACCCCCGAGGTCGACCCGCTGGAGGAGGCCGTCAACCGGATCTCCGCCGAGGAGGGCGTGCTGTTCGCGGTGGCCGCCGGCAACGAGGGGTCGGGCAGCCACACCATCTCCTCGCCGGGCTCCGCCGACGCCGCGCTCACCGTGGGCGCCGTGGGCCCGAACGGCGGCCTGGCGGGCTTCTCGTCCCGCGGCCCGCGGATCGGCGACAGCGCCGTCAAGCCCGACGTCACCGCCCCCGGCGTGGCGATCACCGCGGCCGCCGCGCCCGGCAGCGTCATCGACCAGGAGGTCGGCCAGAACCCCGAGGGGTATCTGACGATCGACGGTACGTCCATGGCGACACCGCACGTCGCGGGCGCCGCCGCGCTCCTGGCGCAGCAGCACCCCGACTGGACCGGCGCGCAGCTCAAGGCGGCGCTGTCCGCGTCCGCCAAGCCCGCCGCCAAGCGCGGCGCGTTCGGCCAGGGCGCCGGGCTCATCGCCTCGGACCAGGCGCTCGGGCAGTCGGTGGTGAGCGAGCCGGCGTCGCTGAGCTTCGGCAGGCAGGAGTGGCCGCACCAGGACGACGAGCCGGTGACGAAGTCGATCACGTACCGGAACCTGGGCGAGGAGGACGTGACGCTGGCACTGTCGTCGTCCACCGTGCAGCCCGGCGGCGCCGCCGCGCCCGCGGGGATGTTCACCCTGGGCGCCGACGAGGTCACCGTCCCGGCCGGCGGCACCGCCGAGGTGCCGGTGACCGCGGACACCCGCCTCGGGAGCACCGACGGCGTGTACTCCGTGTACGTCACGGCGACCGGCGGCGGACAGCGTGTCGTCACCCCGGGCGGCGTGGAGCGTGAGGGCGAGGCGTACGACGTCACCCTCACGTTCCTGGGCCGCGACGGGCAGCCGACCACGGGCGGCTCCGCGCTGCTGACGGGCATGGAAGAGGGCAACTGGGAGGTCTGGGAGGGGACCGAGGGCCAGAGCACCGCCACCGTGCGCGTCCCGAAGGGCCGTTACCTGGTCAGCGGCGATGTCGCGACGTACGCGGGCGAGAAGCTGACCGAGTACGACTGGATCAACCAGCCGCGCCTGGACGTCACCGGGGACACCACCGTCACCCTGGACGCCAGGACGGCGAAGCCGATCAACGTCACCGTGCCGGACGAGGCCGCGGTACGGACGAACGTCGACATCAGCCTGGAAGTCGACGCGGGTGACCTGGGCGCGGGAATGGGCACCTTCGTCGACGGCGACGTCGACGCCCGCACCGCGCACCTCGGCCCGGCGACCGCGGCCGGCGAGCTGTACCAGCAGGTGCAGGTGAACTTCGCGGGCGACGAGCGCACCGAGTACCAGACCGTCTACAGCGACGCCAACCGCACCACCGCGTGGACCGGCATCACGCGGGCCACCCCGCAGAGCGAGCTGGCCGAACTGGACCTCACGCTCGGCTCCTCGGCGGACGACCGGCAGGGCTGGGTGTGGGCGGTGCCGTACATCGGCGGCAGCACGGGCGCCACGGCCACCGCGCGGGACCTGCCGTACGAGGGCACGCTGTACGTACGCGGCGGGGACCGCATCAACTGGGAGCTGGAGTACTGGCAGCTCGGCGACGAGTGGGAGGACATCGCGTACATTACGCAGCCGCGCACCTACGCCGGCGGCAGCACGTACAAGGAGTCCTTCAACGCCGCCGTGGTCGGCCCGATTCTGACCCGGGACACCGGCGTCTACCGCGACGGCAACACGATCGACACCCTCGTGCCGATCTATCTCGACAGCACCGCGCACTTCGGCTACTCGGCGTACGAGAACGCGGACACCACCCTGTACCGCAACGGCGAGAAGCTGGAGTCGGTGGCCGACATCCCGATCGGCACCCGGTTCACGGTGCCGGCGGGCAGCGCCGACTACAAGCTCACCACCTCCTCCACCCGCCCGGCCACCGTCGCGCGGACGTCCACGAAGGTGACCGCCACCTGGACCTTCGCCTCCGCCAGGACCGACAGCGCGAAGAAGCTGCCGCTGTCCGTGGTGCGCTTCTCGCCGACGCTGTCGGCGGCGAGCAGCTCCAACGCGGGGGCGGCGAAGAAGGTGCCGGTCAAGGTGCTGGGCGCGGCGGCGGGGGACAACCTCAGGTCGCTGAGCGTGTGGTCCTCCACCGACGCCGGCGCGACCTGGAAGGTACTGCCCGTGCGGGACGGCAAGGTGACCGTGGTCAACCCGGCCGCGGGCAAGAGCGTGTCGTTCAAGGCGAAGGCGGTGGACCAGCAGGGCAACAGCGTCCAGATGCGGATCTTCGACGCCTACCGGGCGCGGTGA
- a CDS encoding SpoIIE family protein phosphatase — MRTEEVLSGLGTGVWRWAAHTDRVVLDAQAARLLGLPPVRVNVHGSAVRARVHGVDFIELNGILDLALAEGTLAEGRLRVVDTGGDVVRVVRWRMRAQESAAEQIDVVGTIEDLSEEPSGRGEGPRGTSDWRLSREAFLLSAGRSLAEARSTDQVLRVAASLSMPGFSPDGMAVFAVEGDDLVLIGQQGHRAENAEPFRTTPMDFPFPAPEAARTGRAVYIAGREEYARRYPEAWRRAEGVPHRSWAFLPLMAEGRTVGAWMAAFEEVVSFTPDERSVLTTVARMLGQALSDVHVHESERELAEGLQRSMKPAVALVPGFDVAARYVPSGGGLQIGGDWYDVFALPSGQTALVIGDVQGHDVRAAGLMSQLRIAIRAYASEGHRPDAVLTRASAFLTRLNERQFEDPADARFATCLYLQANPAAGTLTVARAGHLDPAVALPDGTMIIHPSDGGLPLGIEDDPVYPVSEHKIDPDETMLLCTDGLVETGGHDLYSGQARLGAAFAATLGAGLETVADAIVDAVAGPGAYVTRGPHSGRSQDDIAFVLLRTAGATRLAHPESERHMYLAVPQTEQQRISDARHQLRGMLYDWATADQIDAAELALSEMIANVMMHTDSTANVMADVTGPPGRRLLRMTIADADGNLPHRRHPGEMASSGRGVLLLQELCDGWGVEPRGDGKAIWAEFREDDVR, encoded by the coding sequence ATGCGTACCGAAGAGGTCCTCTCCGGGCTGGGTACGGGCGTCTGGCGCTGGGCGGCGCACACCGACCGGGTGGTGCTGGATGCGCAGGCCGCCCGGCTGCTCGGGCTGCCGCCCGTGCGGGTCAACGTCCACGGCTCCGCGGTACGCGCCCGGGTGCACGGCGTCGACTTCATCGAGCTCAACGGCATCCTCGACCTCGCCCTCGCCGAGGGCACCCTCGCCGAGGGCCGGCTGCGCGTCGTCGACACCGGCGGCGACGTCGTACGGGTGGTGCGCTGGCGGATGCGGGCGCAGGAGTCGGCGGCGGAGCAGATCGACGTCGTCGGGACCATCGAGGACCTCAGCGAGGAGCCCTCCGGGCGGGGCGAGGGGCCGCGGGGGACCAGCGACTGGCGGCTGTCCCGCGAGGCGTTCCTGCTCTCCGCCGGCCGCTCGCTCGCGGAGGCGCGCTCGACCGACCAGGTGCTGCGGGTGGCGGCGTCGCTGTCGATGCCGGGCTTCTCGCCGGACGGCATGGCGGTCTTCGCCGTCGAGGGCGACGACCTCGTCCTCATCGGCCAGCAGGGCCACCGCGCCGAGAACGCCGAGCCCTTCCGCACCACCCCGATGGACTTCCCGTTCCCCGCCCCGGAGGCCGCGCGCACCGGCCGCGCCGTGTACATCGCCGGCCGCGAGGAGTACGCGCGCCGCTACCCCGAGGCGTGGCGGCGCGCCGAGGGCGTGCCGCACCGGTCGTGGGCGTTCCTGCCGCTGATGGCGGAGGGGCGGACGGTCGGGGCCTGGATGGCGGCGTTCGAGGAGGTCGTGTCGTTCACGCCGGACGAGCGGTCGGTGCTGACCACGGTGGCGCGGATGCTGGGGCAGGCGCTGTCGGACGTGCACGTGCACGAGTCGGAGCGGGAACTGGCGGAGGGGCTGCAGCGCAGCATGAAGCCGGCGGTCGCGCTCGTCCCCGGCTTCGACGTGGCGGCGCGGTACGTCCCCTCCGGCGGCGGGCTCCAGATCGGCGGCGACTGGTACGACGTCTTCGCGCTGCCCTCCGGTCAGACGGCCCTGGTCATCGGGGACGTCCAGGGGCACGACGTACGGGCGGCGGGGCTGATGAGCCAGCTCCGCATCGCGATCCGCGCGTACGCCTCGGAGGGCCACCGCCCGGACGCCGTGCTGACCCGCGCGTCCGCCTTCCTCACCCGGCTCAACGAGCGGCAGTTCGAGGACCCCGCCGACGCCCGCTTCGCCACCTGCCTGTACCTCCAGGCCAACCCGGCGGCCGGCACCCTGACCGTGGCCCGCGCCGGCCACCTCGACCCCGCGGTGGCGCTGCCCGACGGCACGATGATCATCCACCCCAGCGACGGCGGCCTGCCCCTCGGGATCGAGGACGATCCGGTGTACCCCGTCTCCGAGCACAAGATCGACCCGGACGAGACCATGCTCCTGTGCACCGACGGCCTGGTCGAGACCGGCGGCCACGACCTCTACAGCGGGCAGGCCCGGCTCGGCGCCGCGTTCGCGGCGACGCTCGGCGCGGGCCTGGAGACGGTGGCGGACGCGATCGTGGACGCGGTCGCGGGGCCCGGCGCGTACGTCACCCGCGGACCGCACTCCGGGCGCAGCCAGGACGACATCGCCTTCGTCCTGCTCCGCACCGCGGGCGCGACGCGGCTCGCGCACCCGGAGTCGGAGCGGCACATGTACCTGGCGGTGCCGCAGACCGAGCAGCAGCGCATCTCGGACGCCCGGCACCAACTGCGCGGCATGCTCTACGACTGGGCCACGGCGGACCAGATCGACGCGGCGGAGCTGGCGCTCTCGGAGATGATCGCGAACGTCATGATGCACACGGACAGCACCGCCAACGTCATGGCCGACGTGACGGGACCGCCGGGACGGCGCCTGCTGCGCATGACGATCGCCGACGCGGACGGAAACCTCCCGCACCGCCGGCACCCGGGCGAGATGGCGTCGTCGGGCCGCGGGGTGCTGCTGCTGCAGGAGTTGTGCGACGGCTGGGGCGTGGAGCCGCGCGGGGACGGCAAGGCGATCTGGGCCGAGTTCCGCGAGGACGACGTGCGGTGA
- a CDS encoding amidohydrolase family protein, translating into MTSTDAERDRIAAFRRALGLDHLIDVHTHFMPQRVLAKVWAYFDAVGPLVGRSWPITYRQEEAERVALLRGFGVRAFTSMLYPHKPGMARWLNDWSADFAARTPDCLHTATFFAEPGAADDVRRAVAQGARVFKCHLQVGAYDPNDPVLDEVWALLADAALPVVTHCGSGPVPGRHTGPAPIAALLKRHPRLRLIVAHLGMPEYEDFLTLAERHEDVMLDTTMAFTTFAESAAPFPPHARPRLSALRDRVLLGTDFPNTPYTYADALDALTTQDLGEDWLRAVCHDNAARLFGL; encoded by the coding sequence GTGACCAGCACTGATGCCGAACGGGACCGGATCGCGGCGTTCCGCCGCGCGCTGGGCCTCGACCACCTGATCGACGTGCACACCCACTTCATGCCGCAGCGGGTGCTGGCGAAGGTGTGGGCGTACTTCGACGCCGTCGGCCCGCTGGTCGGCCGCTCGTGGCCGATCACGTACCGGCAGGAGGAGGCCGAGCGGGTGGCGCTGCTGCGCGGCTTCGGGGTGCGCGCGTTCACGTCGATGCTGTACCCGCACAAGCCGGGCATGGCGCGGTGGCTCAACGACTGGTCCGCCGACTTCGCCGCCCGCACGCCGGACTGCCTCCACACGGCGACGTTCTTCGCGGAGCCGGGCGCGGCGGACGACGTGCGGCGGGCGGTGGCGCAGGGGGCACGGGTGTTCAAGTGCCACCTCCAGGTCGGCGCGTACGACCCGAACGACCCCGTCCTCGACGAGGTCTGGGCCCTCCTCGCGGACGCCGCCCTCCCGGTCGTCACCCACTGCGGCTCCGGCCCCGTCCCCGGCCGCCACACGGGCCCGGCGCCGATCGCGGCGCTGCTGAAGCGGCACCCGCGGCTGCGGCTGATCGTGGCACACCTGGGCATGCCGGAGTACGAGGACTTCCTGACCCTGGCGGAGCGCCACGAGGACGTCATGCTCGACACGACGATGGCCTTCACGACCTTCGCCGAATCCGCGGCCCCCTTCCCGCCCCACGCCCGCCCCCGCCTGTCGGCCCTCCGGGACCGCGTCCTCCTCGGCACGGACTTCCCGAACACCCCGTACACGTACGCGGACGCCCTGGACGCGCTCACGACGCAGGACCTCGGCGAGGACTGGCTCCGCGCGGTCTGCCACGACAACGCGGCCCGCCTCTTCGGGCTGTAG